The following coding sequences lie in one Monomorium pharaonis isolate MP-MQ-018 chromosome 1, ASM1337386v2, whole genome shotgun sequence genomic window:
- the LOC105829450 gene encoding transmembrane 7 superfamily member 3 yields MHVGSMRRAVILLLVLSLFHGNVTTALECTSAVSVSDNVGITVSLWNHHENDAFKYRINLAPFARLNITVIDVPSDIWFIILQIHTFQYNATLSYDKALLDKVSNRSLFGSNIGLYLKTYDVTAPIQVFLKHNNVHNLDALLVIVTYGRNAPIPGGCNMEFDIEVSPHQKLHMENGMIVVESQPALAPNVSSAVCEKILVQYKMYRLYLPRQDFTPDTYFNAIASMLTVQDIVQNSDEIPASSFMSSMRRIYSAYTGTGSVYAVVATYENYSSAYIPIFTYACSPLLYPESCQVLNPFSMVICALVLMLGCLSIIISHKAYVDSSISNCMIYGVFGYTLGAFLGVNDSFAILIGLIFTGIISLIFHVFEIYISLWNTLLGFLCVCIVYLYAPAKMFYILEHNWLFWPMFISLMFMITTLLRISYVGEIVARAIFGSYFVIIAIDYFIGSNLKYIILTIIRRITVPEFHLAFVYPPFQSADITLIIIWIVLILARFIIQKWVSSYCNNEGVLFRTVNFGGHNTENLRLLSESDFYYDSYTLP; encoded by the exons ATGCACGTTGGCAGCATGAGACGCGCCGTTATCCTTCTATTGGTTTTATCATTATTCCACGGTAACGTGACGACGGCGTTGGAATGCACGTCTGCCGTATCAGTGTCTG ACAACGTCGGAATAACCGTATCTTTATGGAATCATCATGAGAATGATGCATTTAAATATCGAATAAATTTAGCTCCATTTGCTCGCTTAAACATCACTGTGATCGATGTTCCATCGGATATttggtttattattttacaaattcatACATTTCAATATAATGCCACGTTATCTTACGACAAAGCGCTACTTGATAAAGTGTCAAACAGAAGTTTATTTGGCTCAAACATTGGTTTGTACTTAAAAACATACGATGTAACAGCCCCAATCCAGGTATTCTTGAAGCATAACAACGTGCACAATCTCGATGCATTGCTAGTGATCGTTACATACGGTCGAAATG CGCCGATACCGGGTGGTTGTAACATGGAATTCGATATCGAAGTGTCGCCGCATCAAAAGCTCCATATGGAAAACGGCATGATAGTAGTAGAGTCGCAGCCAGCTCTCGCTCCTAACGTTTCATCGGCTGTCTGCGAAAAAATCCTAGTACAGTACAAGATGTACCGTCTCTATCTTCCTAGGCAAGACTTCACTCCGGATACATATTTCAATGCGATTGCGAGTATGTTAACCGTGCAAGACATTGTGCAGAACAGCGACGAG ATACCAGCAAGTTCTTTTATGAGTTCTATGAGACGTATCTATAGTGCGTACACTGGTACAGGATCAGTTTATGCCGTAGTCGCTACTTACGAAAATTACTCCTCGGCTTACATTCCGATCTTTACGTACGCTTGCAGTCCTCTGCTTTATCCGGAAAGCTGTCAAGTTTTaa ACCCATTTTCTATGGTGATTTGCGCGCTGGTCCTCATGTTAGGTTGTCTGTCAATTATTATAAGCCATAAGGCTTATGTAGATAGCTCAATATCGAACTGTATGATATATGGCGTCTTTGGGTACACTCTGGGTGCATTCTTAGGTGTCAATGACAGCTTTGCAA TCCTGATAGGTTTGATATTTACTGGGATCATATCGTTAATCTTCCatgttttcgagatatatatatcgttATGGAATACATTATTGGGATTTTTGTGCGTATGCATCGTATATCTCTATGCTCCAG cgaaaatgttttatatcttGGAACATAACTGGTTATTCTGGCCGATGTTTATAAGTCTGATGTTTATGATAACCACACTCCTGAGGATTTCCTATGTCGGTGAAATCGTGGCACGAGCGATTTTTGGATCTTACTTCGTAATCATCGCAATCGATTACTTTATCGgaagtaatttgaaatatattattcttactATAATCAGAAGGATAACTGTGCCCGAATTTCACTTAGCATTCGTATATCCGCCATTTCAAAGTGCAG ATATaactttgataattatttggaTTGTTCTGATATTAGCacgatttattatacaaaagtgGGTTTCTTCATATTGTAACAATGAAGGTGTTCTATTTAGGACAGTAAATTTTGGTGGACATAATACAGAGAACTTGCGTCTACTGTCTGAATCTGACTTTTATTACGATAGTTATACACTGCCTTAA